The following proteins come from a genomic window of Thiothrix winogradskyi:
- a CDS encoding phasin family protein: MQNEMMNIVKQFSDSAMASAKKIGELNMKTFETLATKQADLVKSCVEMGTKNAEAATKVKDITELNALQQDVTRTCGEKWVANMREATEMLTSVRDELTAIMEEAAKYTQAGAEQAVEAGKKAATEAVEKTTEAVEKASAEVVEMTKEAADKTVEATKKAAAKAKAA, translated from the coding sequence ATGCAAAACGAAATGATGAACATCGTAAAACAATTCAGTGACAGCGCTATGGCTTCTGCTAAGAAAATCGGCGAACTGAACATGAAAACGTTTGAAACACTGGCTACCAAGCAAGCTGACCTGGTTAAGTCTTGTGTTGAAATGGGCACTAAGAACGCAGAAGCAGCAACTAAAGTGAAAGACATCACTGAACTGAACGCTCTGCAACAAGACGTTACTCGCACTTGTGGCGAAAAATGGGTTGCTAACATGCGTGAAGCAACTGAAATGCTGACTTCAGTTCGTGACGAACTGACTGCCATCATGGAAGAAGCTGCTAAGTACACGCAAGCAGGTGCTGAGCAAGCTGTAGAAGCTGGCAAGAAAGCAGCGACTGAAGCTGTTGAAAAAACTACCGAAGCTGTTGAGAAAGCATCTGCTGAAGTTGTTGAAATGACTAAAGAAGCTGCTGACAAGACTGTTGAAGCTACTAAGAAAGCTGCTGCAAAAGCTAAAGCTGCTTAA
- a CDS encoding phasin family protein has protein sequence MQNEMMNIVKQFSDSAMASAKKIGELNMKTFETLATKQADLVKSCVEMGTKNAEAATKVKDLGELNALQQDVTRSCGEKWVANMREATEMLTAVRDELTAIMEEAAKYTQAGAEQAVEAGKKAATEAVEKTTEAVEKASAEVVEMTKEAADKTVEATKKAAAKAKAA, from the coding sequence ATGCAAAACGAAATGATGAACATCGTAAAACAATTCAGTGACAGCGCTATGGCTTCTGCCAAGAAAATCGGCGAACTGAACATGAAAACGTTTGAAACACTGGCTACCAAGCAAGCTGACCTGGTTAAGTCTTGTGTTGAAATGGGCACTAAGAACGCTGAAGCTGCTACCAAGGTTAAAGACCTGGGCGAACTGAACGCACTGCAACAAGACGTTACTCGCTCTTGTGGCGAAAAATGGGTTGCTAACATGCGTGAAGCAACTGAAATGCTGACAGCGGTTCGTGACGAACTGACTGCTATCATGGAAGAAGCTGCAAAGTACACTCAAGCAGGTGCTGAGCAAGCAGTAGAAGCTGGCAAGAAAGCAGCAACTGAAGCGGTAGAAAAGACTACTGAAGCTGTTGAAAAAGCTTCTGCTGAAGTTGTTGAAATGACTAAAGAAGCGGCTGACAAGACTGTTGAAGCTACTAAGAAAGCGGCTGCAAAAGCTAAAGCTGCTTAA